The DNA region ATATTCGATCTCTTCGCTTTTGGGCAAATAGCGGGCCGTTTGTTTGTAAGTATTGCCCACAATGTTTAGTCGGCTGGCATTACGCCCGGCCAAGGTCAGTAGTTTAATTTCGTCGAGATAGGCCGAAATGGTATCTTTAACAGCATTCGCTTTTTTGGATTTTTTGGCTTCTTCGATATCATTTTTCAAGCGTGAAGATTGCACGGTGCAATACTGCTCTAAAGCCTTAATGGAATAGTTGCCATTATCGAATTTAAAGAGGCCTTTATATTTTTCGTAGGCAATATTGCTCATGCCCAATTCGTCGTAAATCATAGCTTCTTTTTCGAGAACCATGGCGTCGAGCAAATTGGATTCCTGTGCCAAATTGATGTATTTGTCTAATCGGGTTTGGGCAGAAATTTTATCTTCTTTTTTATCGCGAATGGAAATGAGTAGATTATCCAAATCGGTGTGGATTTGAGATGCCACAACATATTCCTGTTCGCTTTCGCTGTATTTTCTTCGACTTTTGAATTTATAAAACTGGTTACCGTAGCATTGGTATGCCCCCCAAGTATTCGAACTTTTATGCTTTTGGTAACACTCGAAACGCGCCAACTGTACAGCATTTCCAAAATCGTAACCTTGGAACATTTTTTCATAAAAGGTTTCCGAAAATACTTTTGCGGCGTTATCGTTTACGGCCCAACCCGAAATTACAATGGCTTTAACGCCCATTTCAATAAGTTGGGTGCCCACATTTGCGGCTAGTCTGTAGCGGTCTTTGCTATAAGCATCGTCACTGGCATTTAAAACACCGGAATAACAACAATTAATAAAGATGAATTCGGGAACGTAGCCAATTTGATTGATCATGGCGGGGTCGATGCAAATTCCACCACCAATGGCAATGCCCACGTTACAGTTTTCGGGGTCGTAAATGCCGTGGCCCGCAAAATGCATAATTTTATAATGCTTGCTGAACAACTCCATCATAATGTTTTTGGTTGTAGAATTGACCAGCGCATTGGTGTTGTAACCTGCTTTTTTGAGTTTAGCGGCCACCCATTCCGATTCCGCTTTTGCTGCGGGAAGCTGTGGCAAATCGCTTTGGTTGTAAATGGGGTCGCCCACAATAAAAGCTTCAATATTGTTTAGTGAAACCGAATTGTAGCGCGAGGAATCCTCGGTGACCAATTGCCTGATGAAACTTGAAGTAACCGAAGCCGGAGTTTCGGTGGTGGTATTGTCATGCAAGAGTTCCCACGGAATTTGTGCGGCATGTTTATCCAGTTTGAGGACTAAATTATTTTGATCCCTAAATTTGCCTTTAAAATCGTTGGGCACCAGTATTTCAAATAAGGATTTGGAAAGCCGTTGATCCCAAACCGAGCTGGTGGACATTTCCTTTAGCAAATAATTTATTTTATGAAGCCCGATGCCCACCATTTCCTGTTCCACACGCGCTAAACTGTCGGATGAATAATACTTAAAACCGGTAATATCATTGTCCGTGTCGCACTTGCTGTTGTCGTCTTTTAAACTGTCAATGTGTAGGTTGTACCACCAATCGTAACTGTTGGTATGGAATACACGACGTTTTTTGGCGCCTGACCGCTTCGTGATGCCTTTTTGCAGGACAAACGGAATGCGCTCGTCTGAATTTTGTTGACGCGATAAACTAAAATACGCCTCGCTGGAAATACTTTCGTAATAGTTTATTATTTCAATGTCCTGAATGGGTTTTAGGCCTTCTTTCATTTCAATGATGCGTTGGTTAGCTTTTGCGACGCCCAATAGAATACCCTTTACGGAATCTTCAACGGGAAGTTTTCCATAGCCCGTTCCCAATAACACCAATGAAAGTCCTTTGGCATATTTTTTTGCCTGCGGAAGAGTGTAGTTATCGCGCATAAACATAGCGTATTTCAGCACCGCCTGCCGCACTGTTTTAGAAAGTAAGTAGTTGGTAAGAGCATCGGTGTTTCCAAGTCCGCAAATAATGGCACCTTTGGGTTGTGTGTTCAGGTTGAAAAACACTTCGCTTTCCCCAATTTGTCCGGGATAATAGCCAATGCCCATGCGTTGGGATAGGCGGTTTCCTAAATAATCGTCTAAGGCCTTTTCGGCACTTAAAATCAAATCCATGAAAAAATGGCCAACCATAACAGGGTAGGAGGCTACCCTTAAATCGCCGTGTATCACCTTGACATTAAAGGTGGTCGCTTCGGTTTTTTTCTGTTCTTTTATATCGAAAATCGCATTGATTACGGCATTGGAATCGTAAACCGGTTCGGGAGCTTCGTAAATTTCAGAAATAATTTCGCCGCCTCTGGTAATGGGTTTTTGGGTGCTCAAAGCATTGGTGCTTCCGGTTGATAAAATATCTGAAATGCCTTGGAAAATTTCTGGCTCGTTAGAAAGGTCGCCGTGCGAAGTTTGCGTATAATAAAGTCTGTTGGTGTTGAGAAGTTGTTTGGGGATGCCCGTAGCCCAAGTGACGCTGCCATCGCCATGCGAAGTGGCTTTGTAAACCAATTTCTTTTTGCTGGACAGAAACCTGTTTTTTAATGAATAATCAAAAACGGTTTTGTCGGCCTGACCACAAACATAATAGATGTTGGTAAAATCTTCACCCTTCAATTGATTGGTGAAATTGATGACGTCCTTCCGGTAGCTTTCAAAACCCGACAAGGATTTTGCATTTGTTTTAGGTGTGGGCATGTGTTTTAAATCGGCTTGAGCATCCAGATCGTTCCAGAATTTTTCCTCCCAAAAAGGCCTTTCGGGATCTTCTTCAATCGGAAGGAGTTCAAAAATGCCGGGATATTTCCAGAATATTTTCAATAAATCGGCACGGTCATTTTTAAAATCGATGGCGGCCAATTGTTTAACGCGTCTGCTGTGTCCAGTAAGTACCTCCATAATAAGGTAGGAACCCAACCACGGCGTGCCCAGCATGATGAATTTATTGGCGCCGTTTTGTTTGAAAGCTGACCACGTATCGGGAAAATCCATCATAAACTGGCGAACCAACAAGCCACCCATAGAATGTGCCACAAAATGAATCTTTACATTGTATTTATTTAAGATGTCTTCAACCTTTTGCTTGAGGATTTTAGCGGAATCCTTTAACGATTTTCGCCAATCGAACTGCATGGTGATAACATCGTATTGTCCCGATAAATGCTCGGCCAAATCGTTATAATATTTTTCAATAACACCACTGGCTTTTACGTTGGAGGCACTAATGTTAAGGTCTTTGGAAATGCCACCATCGTTAAGTTTTCGCATGTTTACCCATTGGTGGTCACCATTTCTGGAAATGGTTGAACCCATGATGCCGGGAACCACAAAAACCACATCGCGGGTAATTTTTTCGGGTGAAAAGATAACCCCGTCAAGGGAAAGGGCGTCCAATAAAATACCGCGTTCGCCATCGGTATAAAGTTCTTTTTTGAATAAAGTAACCGGATTCTGGGCGCTGGCATTAAGGGCTTCCAAAATAGCGGGGCAGGAGCCATTTGCTGAAAAATAATTAAAATGATTGGTGTCGCTACTTTGTGCCAAATGTTTGTAAATGCCATTTTTTCTAACTACACCATGTTCCATCCGTTTGGTATCGACCACCAAATCATTCGCTTGGCGGTAAAATAAGTTGGCCAAAATAACCTTTAGTGAACTAAAGTTAACGCCGCCCACTTCTGAATCTCCTGCAATATTGTACAAATCACTTTCAACGGTTGATCCCGAAATATTCATCATTTTTTGAAACAACGATTCAGGCATCATCGCATTTAAACCCGGCAAGGTTTCTGGATCTTCTTTTTGGCTAACCAGCTCCAACAAAAAGGCTTTTACATTTTGGTACAATGGGTTGGTAATACCAAAGGCCAGTGAAACGGCATTGAGCAAAAGGTTGAAAAAGTGATCGACACGCCGCGATAAAATAGTGGTGCCATTGGATGGGGCGGCCACGCGTACCACTTTGTTTACGGTTATCTTTTTTTCCTTGGCCATTTTGTTGATGTCGTGCATCAATTCGCGGTTTTGTTTGTTTTCGTCAGATTTTAAAACCCCAATTTCATTGTCGCTAAAGCCTGTTATTTTGTTTCTGATGTCGCATTTGGCCAATATATCGGCAACAATTCCTCCGCGCGAATGACTCAAAATATCAATGGTGCAGCCAATAGGGCAATCGTTTAAAAAATCGAGTGCATTTTGCAACGGACTTACCGATAAGGTGCGGTGTTCTAAAGCCCAAATTCGTGAGCCGTAAATGGATACAATGTCTTTCCATGCCTTGTTGTTGCTATTCAGTTTGAAAAAGGCATCAGTGCAGGTGGATAATGTACCGTGCAATAGCAATAAATAAGGCCTGGTTTGGGTAGTTGGTACCGAATATTCAATTTTGTTGAAGTTGGAATCTAACCGAAAAAGTCCCGGATTGGGCTGGATTTTTTTATCGTAGTTTTTAGCCAGGGCTTCTATTGTTGTTTTGGCAATACCTTTTGGTGAAAACACACTGAATACACTGATTAATGCTCTTTTTATGAGGCCACGACTGCTATCTTCGGTGGTTATTTGGATGTCGAAAATATAATCTTCATCAACTATGGATCGCTCAACTTGAATCTTTTTGTCGTAAATCGCTTGTACGTCTTCGGGGTGGCCAATCCATTCGGTTTGGTCGGTAAATTGGATAGCAACCAAATCGTTGTTCTCAAGTTCTATGGTATTGATATTGTTGCTGGACCGCGTCGCCGAAACCTCGATGTAAGTTTTCAGTTCAAATTGTTGCGAAAGCGTATTTGGTATAAGGTGTGCTACCGTTTTTACATCCTGTTTTAAACCTATTATTTTGGCTTTTTTTGTCATGGGTTCAGTGTTTAGGAATGAAGAGATTATTGTATAAGTAAAATTTGATTGTAACTCTTGTGCACGCTAAAACGGAATGCGAAAATGAATTTTTGAAAGGATGTGTGCCAAACCATAGCGATTCTGTTTTATTAATCGTTTAAAAAACACATTAACAAAACCGTCCCAAAAGGCCGACTTTGCTAATTGAAAAATAATGTGGCTATAAGGCTATTTCTAATTTGAAAAGGCTTACAAACACAATCGCTATTAATGAGTAAAATGCGGGGAGAGTTATAAAACTACTAAATTAACCTTAATAATCAAAGGGTTATGTGGCGGTTTTTTAAGGGGGAATAGAAAAAAGATTTCATTTTTTTCGTTTTAAGGCACTGGGTCGTAGCCCGAGCCACCCCAAGGATGGCACCTGAAAATCCGTTTTATTGAGAGCCATCCGCCTTTTAGAAGTCCGTGTTTTTGCAAGGCTTCTTTTGAATAATGTGAGCAAGTTGGCGAGTATCTACAGGTAGCGGGAGTAAACGGAGAAATAAAGGTTTGGTACATCTTTATTAAAAACAAAAATGGCGCAATGAGTAGTTTTTTCATGTGTTGTCTACCTGTCTCGTTCCAATAATTATTGCGATTCGAGATTATTTTACGTGCTCACTCAATTTAACTTGTGTGATTCTGAAAGATACTTCGGCCGCACTAAGTGTGATAATTTTAGAATGGTGAACAATGCAATTAATTTACTGAAAACGTGGTACCGTCTTTGCCGTCTTTAAGTTGAATGCCAATTTCGGCGAGTTCGTCTCTAATTTTATCAGATAGTGCAAAATCTTTGTTAGCCCGAGCTTCTTGTCTTAATTTAATTAAAACATCAACAGCACCAGCCAATTTATCGGTTCCAGAGTTGTTGTTGGCGTTATTTACAAGTCCGAGTACATCAAACACAAAACCGTTAATGGTATCTTTTAAAGTTTGTAAATCAGCTTCAGAAATACTTTCTTTCCCTTCTTTTACTTGATTGATAAATTTAGCAGCTTCAAACAGATGCGCAATTAAAATAGGCGAATTGAAATCGTCGTTCATGGCATCGTAGCATTTTTGTTTCCAAGAAGCTACATCGAAGGTTGAGGTTTCAGAAGTTTTAAGTCCGTCTAAAAGGCCAACAGCTTCCATTAATCGGTTAAAGCCTTTTTCGCTTGCCAAAAGTCCTTCGTCTGTTAAATCGAGAACGCTACGGTATGACGATTGCGCCACAAAAAAGCGAATAACGCTTGGCGAGTACGCTTTACTGAAAAATTTATTATCGCCCGAAAGTAGTTCGGATGGGTTTACCGTATTTCCGGTGGATTTAGACATACGTTGTCCGTTTAGCTGAAGCATATTGGCGTGCATCCAGTAGTTTACTGGCGATTTGCCTTTTGCAGCTTGGTTTTGGGCAATCTCGCATTCGTGGTGCGGAAACTTTAAGTCCATTCCGCCGCCATGGATGTCAAATTGGTCACCTAAATATTTGGTGCTCATAGCGGTACATTCAAGATGCCAACCCGGAAAGCCATCACTCCAAGGTGAAGGCCAGCGCATAATGTGCTGTGGTTCGGCTTTTTTCCAAAGGGCGAAATCCTGCGGATTTTTTTTGTCACTTTGCCCATCGAGCTCGCGGGTGTTATGAACTAAGTCTTCAAGGTTGCGTTTGCTCAGTTCGCCGTATTGGTTGGTTTCATTGAATTTGTGCACATCAAAATACACAGAGCCGTTGACTTCGTAAGCAAAACCATTTTCTATAATCTTGCTTATTAATTCAATTTGTTCAATAATGTGACCAGTTGCTGTAGGTTCGATACTGGGCGGTAAAAAATTAAAGGTATTTAGAATGTTGTGAAAATCGACAGTGTATTGCTGAACCACTTCCATAGGTTCAATTTGTTCCAACCTCGCTTTTTTGGTTATTTTGTCTTCACCGGTATCGGCATCGTTTTCTAAATGTCCGGCATCGGTTATATTCCTCACATAGCGCACTTTATAACCTAAATGTTTTAGGTATCTAAAAACCATATCGAACGACATAAAGGTGCGTACATTACCCAAATGCACATTGCTATAAACCGTGGGGCCACAAACGTACATGCCTACGTAGCCTTCTTCAATGGGTTTAAATGATTCCTTTTTGCCTGTTAACGAATTGTATATTTTTAGCTGTTGTTCTTTATAAAGTTGCATTAGTGGGCTGGCTTGGTTGTTTATTTGGGTGGAATAACTTAAAATTTGGTATCGAGCTTTATGTAATCCAAAAATTCCCGGCGTGTGGCCATGTCTTTGAATTTTCCGCCAAACTCTGATGTTACCGTGCTGCTTTCAATATCTCTGATGCCTCTTGAGTTAACGCATAAATGCTTGGCGTCGATTATACAGGCCACATCTTTGGTGCCCAAAACACTTTGCAGTTCGCGCACGATTTGAATGGTTAATCGTTCCTGTACTTGCGGACGTTTTGCAAAGTAATCTACAATGCGGTTCATTTTTGAAAGCCCCACTACAGAGCCGTTGGAAATGTAAGCTATATGGGCTCTTCCCACGATGGGAAGTAAATGGTGCTCACATGTAGAATACAATGTAATATTCTTTTCAACCAGCATTTCGCCGTATTTGTACTTGTTGTCGAATGTAGAAGCACTTGGCTTTTTGTCTGGATCTAATCCGCCAAAAATTTCCTTAACAAACATTTTGGCCACACGGTTTGGGGTGCCCTTTAAGCTATCGTCGGTAAGGTCGAGGCCCAAGGTTTCCATAATGTGTCGAACGTCATCTTTAATGATGTCAATTTTCTCTTCATTAGAAAGTTTAAAGGCATCGCTACGCATGGGGGTATCTTCAGAAGTACTGATGTGGTTGTCTCCGATAGCGTCAAAATCTTCTAAATTACTGTCGAATTTCATGTTACATTTATTTTTTTTAACAATGCGGTATCGTTGCTTAAACTACTAGGCTTTTTTTCAGTAAGTTGTGTTTTAAAACGCTAACCGATTCCCGTTAAAAATTTAGTTTGCAAAGATAAGCATTATACTTTTGTTATGCTTTGTGTTTGCAAATATTTAATACTTACAAAATTTGAGGTTAAATTTATGTGAAATCAATAATTTGCCTGTTGGTTTTTTGGCTAGTTTTGTTCTCGAATGGTTATTTGTGAAACTATTTTGCTGTTAATTAATGACTTAAAATAAAATAGATGAATTGGTTATTATTGG from Tamlana crocina includes:
- a CDS encoding CHAT domain-containing protein is translated as MTKKAKIIGLKQDVKTVAHLIPNTLSQQFELKTYIEVSATRSSNNINTIELENNDLVAIQFTDQTEWIGHPEDVQAIYDKKIQVERSIVDEDYIFDIQITTEDSSRGLIKRALISVFSVFSPKGIAKTTIEALAKNYDKKIQPNPGLFRLDSNFNKIEYSVPTTQTRPYLLLLHGTLSTCTDAFFKLNSNNKAWKDIVSIYGSRIWALEHRTLSVSPLQNALDFLNDCPIGCTIDILSHSRGGIVADILAKCDIRNKITGFSDNEIGVLKSDENKQNRELMHDINKMAKEKKITVNKVVRVAAPSNGTTILSRRVDHFFNLLLNAVSLAFGITNPLYQNVKAFLLELVSQKEDPETLPGLNAMMPESLFQKMMNISGSTVESDLYNIAGDSEVGGVNFSSLKVILANLFYRQANDLVVDTKRMEHGVVRKNGIYKHLAQSSDTNHFNYFSANGSCPAILEALNASAQNPVTLFKKELYTDGERGILLDALSLDGVIFSPEKITRDVVFVVPGIMGSTISRNGDHQWVNMRKLNDGGISKDLNISASNVKASGVIEKYYNDLAEHLSGQYDVITMQFDWRKSLKDSAKILKQKVEDILNKYNVKIHFVAHSMGGLLVRQFMMDFPDTWSAFKQNGANKFIMLGTPWLGSYLIMEVLTGHSRRVKQLAAIDFKNDRADLLKIFWKYPGIFELLPIEEDPERPFWEEKFWNDLDAQADLKHMPTPKTNAKSLSGFESYRKDVINFTNQLKGEDFTNIYYVCGQADKTVFDYSLKNRFLSSKKKLVYKATSHGDGSVTWATGIPKQLLNTNRLYYTQTSHGDLSNEPEIFQGISDILSTGSTNALSTQKPITRGGEIISEIYEAPEPVYDSNAVINAIFDIKEQKKTEATTFNVKVIHGDLRVASYPVMVGHFFMDLILSAEKALDDYLGNRLSQRMGIGYYPGQIGESEVFFNLNTQPKGAIICGLGNTDALTNYLLSKTVRQAVLKYAMFMRDNYTLPQAKKYAKGLSLVLLGTGYGKLPVEDSVKGILLGVAKANQRIIEMKEGLKPIQDIEIINYYESISSEAYFSLSRQQNSDERIPFVLQKGITKRSGAKKRRVFHTNSYDWWYNLHIDSLKDDNSKCDTDNDITGFKYYSSDSLARVEQEMVGIGLHKINYLLKEMSTSSVWDQRLSKSLFEILVPNDFKGKFRDQNNLVLKLDKHAAQIPWELLHDNTTTETPASVTSSFIRQLVTEDSSRYNSVSLNNIEAFIVGDPIYNQSDLPQLPAAKAESEWVAAKLKKAGYNTNALVNSTTKNIMMELFSKHYKIMHFAGHGIYDPENCNVGIAIGGGICIDPAMINQIGYVPEFIFINCCYSGVLNASDDAYSKDRYRLAANVGTQLIEMGVKAIVISGWAVNDNAAKVFSETFYEKMFQGYDFGNAVQLARFECYQKHKSSNTWGAYQCYGNQFYKFKSRRKYSESEQEYVVASQIHTDLDNLLISIRDKKEDKISAQTRLDKYINLAQESNLLDAMVLEKEAMIYDELGMSNIAYEKYKGLFKFDNGNYSIKALEQYCTVQSSRLKNDIEEAKKSKKANAVKDTISAYLDEIKLLTLAGRNASRLNIVGNTYKQTARYLPKSEEIEYLQYAFEYYKESLDTSNDKFSGQYLDALSNLIFIAHILESLNGKKMLTLLKESKAFKKVNNLEKFLDDFYQELDDFDKADLDISVLIGMTEVSYAILLINPENKSHREDTILSWYKQIFQQMYSQRYINIEIEQIDFLQHYVKNKKINDSLRMIKKELNKY
- the folE gene encoding GTP cyclohydrolase I FolE; translation: MKFDSNLEDFDAIGDNHISTSEDTPMRSDAFKLSNEEKIDIIKDDVRHIMETLGLDLTDDSLKGTPNRVAKMFVKEIFGGLDPDKKPSASTFDNKYKYGEMLVEKNITLYSTCEHHLLPIVGRAHIAYISNGSVVGLSKMNRIVDYFAKRPQVQERLTIQIVRELQSVLGTKDVACIIDAKHLCVNSRGIRDIESSTVTSEFGGKFKDMATRREFLDYIKLDTKF
- the cysS gene encoding cysteine--tRNA ligase, which encodes MQLYKEQQLKIYNSLTGKKESFKPIEEGYVGMYVCGPTVYSNVHLGNVRTFMSFDMVFRYLKHLGYKVRYVRNITDAGHLENDADTGEDKITKKARLEQIEPMEVVQQYTVDFHNILNTFNFLPPSIEPTATGHIIEQIELISKIIENGFAYEVNGSVYFDVHKFNETNQYGELSKRNLEDLVHNTRELDGQSDKKNPQDFALWKKAEPQHIMRWPSPWSDGFPGWHLECTAMSTKYLGDQFDIHGGGMDLKFPHHECEIAQNQAAKGKSPVNYWMHANMLQLNGQRMSKSTGNTVNPSELLSGDNKFFSKAYSPSVIRFFVAQSSYRSVLDLTDEGLLASEKGFNRLMEAVGLLDGLKTSETSTFDVASWKQKCYDAMNDDFNSPILIAHLFEAAKFINQVKEGKESISEADLQTLKDTINGFVFDVLGLVNNANNNSGTDKLAGAVDVLIKLRQEARANKDFALSDKIRDELAEIGIQLKDGKDGTTFSVN
- the yidD gene encoding membrane protein insertion efficiency factor YidD yields the protein MKKLLIAPFLFLIKMYQTFISPFTPATCRYSPTCSHYSKEALQKHGLLKGGWLSIKRIFRCHPWGGSGYDPVP